Proteins from one Hoplias malabaricus isolate fHopMal1 chromosome 2, fHopMal1.hap1, whole genome shotgun sequence genomic window:
- the LOC136676669 gene encoding uncharacterized protein, producing MTTPDEQLHIFQVPAAGFRHQGESNVHRINLSRFALKQQQFSRTFNQSQRSVPTVCQISVQLCSLGQGTPAHLHSYPISPRTSPLLPNFPPHISTPTSFPPAHLHSYAIPPRQIHSYPIFPHTPPLLPHFPPHISTPTPFPPHISTPTSFPPAHLHSYPIYPRTPPLLPHFPPHISTPTSFPPAQLHSYPIYPRTPPLLPHFPPAHLHSYAIPPRQIHSYPIYPRTSALLPHFPPHISTPTSFPPAHPHSYLISPLHISTPTSFPPAHLHSYLISPRTSPLLPHLPPHICTPTSFPPCTSPLLPHLPPHICTPTSFPPCTYPLLPHFPPHISTPTSFPPAHLHSYLIYPHTSALLPHFPPHVPTPTSFPPCTSPLLPHFPPAHIHSYLISPRTSPLLPHFPPHISTPTPFPPYTFTLTSFPPAHLHSYAIPPRQIHSYLISPRTSALLPHFPPHISTPTPFTPAHLHSYLISPCTSPLLPHFPPHISTPTSFPLHISTPTSFPPAHLHSYPISPIYLHAYLISPRTSPLLRHSPQTDPLLPHFPPHICTPTSFPPAHLHSYPIYPRTPPLLPHFPLHISSPTPFPPAHLHSYLIPPAHLHSYLISPRTSPLIPHFPHTPSLLPHFPPHISTPTPFPPYTFTPTSFPPTHLHSYLISPAHLHSYPISPIHLHSYPIPPHTPPLLPHFPPYTSTPTPFSPKQIHSYPISPIHLHSYLISPHTSPLLPHSPPHNSTPTPFPPIHLHSYPIFS from the coding sequence TACCCCCGCACACCTCCACTCTTACCCAATTTCCCCCCGCACATCTCCACTCTTACCCAATTTCCCCCCGCACATCTCCACTCCTACCTCATTTCCCCCCGCACATCTCCACTCCTACGCCATTCCCCCCAGACAGATCCACTCCTACCCCATTTTCcctcacacacctccactccTACCTCATTTCCCCCCGCACATCTCCACTCCTACGCCATTTCCCCCGCACATCTCCACTCCTACCTCATTTCCCCCCGCACATCTCCACTCCTACCCCATTTACCCCCGCACACCTCCACTCTTACCTCATTTCCCCCCGCACATCTCCACTCCTACCTCATTTCCCCCCGCACAACTCCACTCCTACCCCATTTACCCCCGCACACCTCCACTCTTACCTCATTTCCCCCCCGCACATCTCCACTCCTACGCCATTCCCCCCAGACAGATCCACTCCTACCCCATTTACCCCCGCACATCTGCACTCCTACCTCATTTCCCCCCGCACATCTCCACTCCTACCTCATTTCCCCCTGCACATCCCCACTCCTACCTCATTTCCCCCCTGCACATATCCACTCCTACCTCATTTCCCCCCGCACATCTCCACTCCTACCTCATTTCCCCCCGCACATCTCCACTCCTACCTCATTTACCCCCGCACATCTGCACTCCTACCTCATTTCCCCCCTGCACATCTCCACTCCTACCTCATTTACCCCCGCACATCTGCACTCCTACCTCATTTCCCCCCTGCACATATCCACTCCTACCTCATTTCCCCCCGCACATCTCCACTCCTACCTCATTTCCCCCCGCACATCTCCACTCCTACCTCATTTACCCCCACACATCTGCACTCCTACCTCATTTCCCCCCGCACGTCCCCACTCCTACCTCATTTCCCCCCTGCACATCCCCACTCCTACCTCATTTCCCCCCTGCACATATCCACTCCTACCTCATTTCCCCCCGCACATCTCCACTCCTACCTCATTTCCCCCCGCACATCTCCACTCCTACCCCATTTCCCCCATATACCTTCACGCTTACCTCATTTCCCCCCGCACATCTCCACTCCTACGCCATTCCCCCCAGACAGATCCACTCCTACCTCATTTCCCCCCGCACATCTGCACTCCTACCTCATTTCCCCCCGCACATCTCCACTCCTACCCCATTTACCCCCGCACACCTCCACTCTTACCTCATTTCCCCCTGCACATCTCCTCTCCTACCCCATTTCCCCCCGCACATCTCCACTCCTACCTCATTCCCCCTGCACATCTCCACTCCTACCTCATTTCCCCCCGCACATCTCCACTCCTACCCCATTTCCCCCATATACCTTCACGCTTACCTCATTTCCCCCCGCACATCTCCACTCCTACGCCATTCCCCCCAGACAGATCCACTCCTACCTCATTTCCCCCCGCACATCTGCACTCCTACCTCATTTCCCCCCGCACATCTCCACTCCTACCCCATTTACCCCCGCACACCTCCACTCTTACCTCATTTCCCCCTGCACATCTCCTCTCCTACCCCATTTCCCCCCGCACATCTCCACTCCTACCTCATTCCCCCTGCACATCTCCACTCCTACCTCATTTCCCCCCGCACATCTCCACTCATACCCCATTTCCCCCATACACCTTCACTCCTACCTCATTTCCCCCCACACATCTCCACTCCTACCCCATTTCCCCCATACACCTTCACTCCTACCTCATTTCCCCCCACACATCTCCACTCCTACCTCATTTCCCCCGCACATCTCCACTCCTACCCCATTTCCCCCATACACCTTCACTCCTACCCCAttcccccccacacacctccACTCCTACCCCATTTCCCCCCATACACCTCCACTCCTACCCCATTTTCTCCTAAACAGATCCACTCCTACCCCATTTCCCCCATACACCTTCACTCCTACCTCATTTCCCCCCACACATCTCCACTCCTACCCCATTCCCCCCCACACAACTCCACTCCTACCCCATTTCCCCCTATACACCTCCACTCCTACCCCATTTTCTCCTAA